The Limibacillus halophilus genome contains the following window.
TCTTTGTGGTTTATCGCCAATCTTCTTGTATGATTAACCATATAAATAGCGTAATATATTTATATTGTCAATTATTATTGTTTCATCAAGCAAGCAAAAGTACTCGCGGCCTCTCTTCTGCGGTCGGGAGAATCAGGAAAGGGGTCAGGCGGCCATCAGGGAATGGGCGCGCGCTTCGGCGCGTTTTGCGTTGCTGTCGTCGCCTAACCCTTGGAACGCCCGCGCGACATAGCGCCAGTTCAAAGGGCTGGTCGGTTTCATGGCGCTGCGCTCGTTCGCCAGCGCCAAGGCGAGATCGAACCGCCGGGCGCGGAGCGCAGCTTCCAACAGCGTCCAACCGATTACGTCGCGCTGTGCATAACTGCCACCGAGGCGATGGGTTTTGTAGCGCACCGGCAACAGGTGGTCGACGCAATCACCATAACGCTCGTCCTGGAAATCCTGCATGGCAAGGCAGAAGGGCATGCCAATCTCGCGGGTCATGGCGACGTTAGCGTCGTTTGCGGTTTCCACGTAGCGCTCGTTCGCACCCAGCAAGGCGGCCTGCGCCTCGCGGCGACCATCTGATACGAAGGTCATCATGGCGTGCACGTCGTTGAAAGCATAAAGGGTGTCCTGGGCGGCGGGCTCCCAGCGATCTGCGAGGGCCCGCCAGCGGTCTCCGGTCTCGACGCCGAGCAGCTTCAAGCGCCATAGCAGAGCAGAGGCATCGAGTTCCTCGTAGCGATCGCCCTCATGCGCCGCCGATTGCAGGTGATTGTCGTATATCTCAAGAACGCGAGGGTGGTCCTGGAGATCGAGGTGATAGAGCGACGTGTGCCACCAGAGATGATTGGAAAAATTGGACGTGCTCCAAAGATCGACGTGATCCTTCATGAACCGAATGCCGCCGGGCTGACGGCCGCGCATTTCCATGACGTGGGCGACGGCATGCACCGCGTAGGGATGGTCCGGCCGCATGGCGAGCGCCCGGCGGCCCATTTCCTCGGCTTCGAAGAAGTCGCGATTCTCCTCCAGCCCGAAGGAATAGAATCCCAGCACGAACTCGTAGCCGGGCATGCTTTCGTCCCAGAGGTTGAAGACCCGGGCGACGCTGTCACGCTGGCCGGTTACATCCCCCAACAGTACATGCGTCAAGTGCACAAGCTGCAGGGCCAGCAGATCGCGCGGGAAGTGTGTCAGAACTTCCTCCCAACACTGCGTGGCCCCGTAGAAATCGCCGCGCGCCCAAGCCTTCAAGGCAGCAAGGTAACCCAACTCGCGATCGTTCGCGCCGTCGGAAAGCCGCTCAGCCGCGCTGATGGCCGCCAACATCTCGTCATAGACACGGGTCTCCATGGCCTGGGTCAGCCAACTTGCCTTGAAAAGGTGCCCCATGATGAAGTCCGGATGGTCGGCCAGCACGGCATCAATTTCCGCGATCGCATCCCCACGGAAAGACAGCGCACACTCCAGCGCGCGCTCCAGACCTTCGATTGCCGACGGACTGCCGCAGGACAGTGGCACGCCACGGCAATCCCTGCCCGCAGCCAACACGGTTCGTCCAGTCCCAGCGGCATTCATGGTCTTCTCCCTCCCCTGTCGAATCCTTCCCATAGGCTGCCAGCCAAGCGATCCTATAGCAAGTTACCCTGCGCTACCGATAAGGCTCCAGTGGTGCCTGGAGAAACTGAAGAATTGGCCCTTCCCCTCGCCGCCCCTTTGAGTGAATTCTGGACCTCACAGAAAACCTGATGATGCGGACCGACCGAAATGGCCACAAACGAAACGCCCAGCACCCTGAGCCCCAGCATCCTGAAACCCAGCATCCTGAAACCCAGCGTCTGCCCGCTGGATTGTCCCGACACCTGCAGCCTTTCGGTGACCATTGCCGAAAACCGGGTGACCGCGGTGCGTGGATCAAACGCCAACCCCTATACCGACGGCGTCATCTGCAACAAAGTCACCCGCTCCTATCCTGAGTTCGTCCATGGTAAGGGGCGGCTGACGCAGCCTCTCAAACGGGTCGGGCCACGCGGTAGCGGGCGCTTTGAGCCCGTGTCTTGGGACGAGGCACTCGACCTCGTTCATACCGGCTTATCAAAAGCCATAGCGCAGCACGGCCCGCAGTCCGTCCTGCCGTTCAACTATGCCGGACCGCACGGCGAGTTGGCCGGCGGCTCCATGGACCGGCGGTTCTTCCATAAACTCGGGGCGACCCTCCTCGACCGAGGGCCTCTGTGTGGCGCGGTGCGTGGCACGGCCTATCTCAGCCTTTATGGCCCTTGCCCCGGCATGCCCCCGGAACAAGCGCGCGAAGCCGACCTCATCGTGGTTTGGGGCAACAACATCACAGTATCAAACCTGCATATGGCGAAGGTCATCAAGGAGGCGCGGGCTCAGGGCGCCAAGCTGGTGATCATCGACCCAAAGCGCACCCGCATCGCCGAGCAGGCAGACCTTTTCCTGCAAATAACACCCGGCAGCGATGTGGTGCTGGCTCAGGCCCTGGCGGCTGAACTGGAACGCCGTGGCGCACTGGACCAGGATTTCATCAGCCGCTGGGTAAGCGGCTTCGAACCCTACATGACTGAGGCGCGAAAGTATGACGCCGATAGCGTCGTCGAGCTCTGTGGACTTTCGAAAGAGCAGTTCCACAGCTTTGCCGAGCACTATGCCACCGCGCAGCGGGTCGCGGTGTCGCTTGGCAACGGCATAGAGCGTGGACACAGCGGTGGCTCATCCTTGCGCGCCGCCATGGCTCTGCAAGCGCTGACCGGTAATCACGGCCGCCGTGGCGCGGGCGTTATCGCCAAGCCCGGACTCGCCTCGCCAAAGACGACTGATCGACTGCAGCGACCGGATTTGGTGCCCCCGGGCACGCGAACCTTCAACATCGTCGATGTAACCGACAAGCTATTGGACCGCGACCTCGATCCGCCGGTCAGCGCTCTTTTCATTTACAACCATAACCCGGTCTGCACGCACCCGGACCAGAACCGCTTGAAGCGCGCCCTGATGCGCGACGACCTCTTCGTCGTCGGCGCCGATATCGTGATGACGGATAGCATGGCTTTTGCAGACGTGGTTTTGCCTGCGGCCAGCCATTTCGAGTATGCCGACGTCTACGGCGCTTACGGCCAAAACTATCTGCAGCGGGCCGAAGCGGTCATTCCGCCGGTTGGCCAATCGCTGCCGAACACAGAGATTTTCCGGCGGCTGGCCGCCCGTTTTGGCTTTGACGATCCTCTGTTCCAGGACAGCGACGACGCGTTAATGGATGCCGCCTTCGACGCGACAGACCCTCGTCTGGGCGGGTTCCGGCCGAGCCAGATTCCCCTTGATCGGGCGCTGGAGATGACGACGCCGGAGGGTGAAGAACTGATCCTTTGCAAGACCGTTCAACCTGCGACGAAATCCGGCAAGATCGAGCTTTTTTCGGAGGACCTGGAGCGGCGCTACGGTTACGGCATCCCTCGCTTCGAAGCGGTGCCGCGCGATCTGCCTTTCAACCTGATTTCACCGTCTTCCTCGAAGCGCACTAACGCCACCTTCGGTGGTTGTGACGCCTCGCGAGGGCGCGAGCGTATCGAGATCAATCCGGCGGATGCCACTACGAAAGGGGTTTCGGACGGTGATCTGGTCCGGCTGTGGAATGCGCGCGGAGAAACCTTGCTGGTTGCGCGGGTAACGGACGCCGTACGCCCGGGCGTACTCTACAGTCCAAAAGGAACCTGGATGGCGGCAGGGGCTTCGGGTCAGACGATCAACGCCCTGATTCCCAGCGACATCAGGACCGATATAGAAAGAGGCGCCTGTTTCAACGAGACCTTCGTGGACATTGCTCGCGCCTGACATGAGTGCGGAATTATAGATACCAGGCAAACTCGCGGGGAGACGGCTCCTCGAAAAAGGCTTCCAACTCCGCGCTCTTAACCTCGTGATAAATTTTCAGGTAATCCGCGCCCAGGTACCCTGGCAAGACCGTGGCCTGCGCGAGTGCCGCCAGAGCATCCCAGAACCTGAGCGGTAAGCTCGCGTCGACCTCGGAACCGGCATTGCCGCTGTGTTTCTCACCCGGATCAAGCTTGGCCATCAGGCCATGGTGGATGCCGGCCAGCACAGCGGCGGTGACGAGATAGGGATTGGCCTCCGCCCCGGCAATCCG
Protein-coding sequences here:
- a CDS encoding molybdopterin-containing oxidoreductase family protein, whose protein sequence is MATNETPSTLSPSILKPSILKPSVCPLDCPDTCSLSVTIAENRVTAVRGSNANPYTDGVICNKVTRSYPEFVHGKGRLTQPLKRVGPRGSGRFEPVSWDEALDLVHTGLSKAIAQHGPQSVLPFNYAGPHGELAGGSMDRRFFHKLGATLLDRGPLCGAVRGTAYLSLYGPCPGMPPEQAREADLIVVWGNNITVSNLHMAKVIKEARAQGAKLVIIDPKRTRIAEQADLFLQITPGSDVVLAQALAAELERRGALDQDFISRWVSGFEPYMTEARKYDADSVVELCGLSKEQFHSFAEHYATAQRVAVSLGNGIERGHSGGSSLRAAMALQALTGNHGRRGAGVIAKPGLASPKTTDRLQRPDLVPPGTRTFNIVDVTDKLLDRDLDPPVSALFIYNHNPVCTHPDQNRLKRALMRDDLFVVGADIVMTDSMAFADVVLPAASHFEYADVYGAYGQNYLQRAEAVIPPVGQSLPNTEIFRRLAARFGFDDPLFQDSDDALMDAAFDATDPRLGGFRPSQIPLDRALEMTTPEGEELILCKTVQPATKSGKIELFSEDLERRYGYGIPRFEAVPRDLPFNLISPSSSKRTNATFGGCDASRGRERIEINPADATTKGVSDGDLVRLWNARGETLLVARVTDAVRPGVLYSPKGTWMAAGASGQTINALIPSDIRTDIERGACFNETFVDIARA
- a CDS encoding tetratricopeptide repeat protein, which produces MNAAGTGRTVLAAGRDCRGVPLSCGSPSAIEGLERALECALSFRGDAIAEIDAVLADHPDFIMGHLFKASWLTQAMETRVYDEMLAAISAAERLSDGANDRELGYLAALKAWARGDFYGATQCWEEVLTHFPRDLLALQLVHLTHVLLGDVTGQRDSVARVFNLWDESMPGYEFVLGFYSFGLEENRDFFEAEEMGRRALAMRPDHPYAVHAVAHVMEMRGRQPGGIRFMKDHVDLWSTSNFSNHLWWHTSLYHLDLQDHPRVLEIYDNHLQSAAHEGDRYEELDASALLWRLKLLGVETGDRWRALADRWEPAAQDTLYAFNDVHAMMTFVSDGRREAQAALLGANERYVETANDANVAMTREIGMPFCLAMQDFQDERYGDCVDHLLPVRYKTHRLGGSYAQRDVIGWTLLEAALRARRFDLALALANERSAMKPTSPLNWRYVARAFQGLGDDSNAKRAEARAHSLMAA